The Mesorhizobium sp. AR02 genomic interval AAATCCTCCGGCATCGGATCGTTTTGGGTTGCCCAATGCGCCCGGCAATTGCGCTCATAGGGGCCGAGATTCATGCCGGCCTTTTCCTGGCGCAGATAATAGGACGTATCGACGTCGCGCAGCAGCGGTAGTTTCTTGCCCTGTTCCTTCGACCAGGCGGCGAGCTCGGGGATCTTCTCGAACAGGATATATTGGTGGCTCATCACCATCATCGGCACCTCGCGGCCGAACATCTTGCCGACTTCGGCGGCACGGTAGCCAGCGGCGTTGACGACGATCTCGCAGCGGATCTCGCCTTGCGGCGTGGTGACCACCCATTCGTCCTTTTCGCGGCGAACGCCTGACACCGGGCAGAAGCGGATGATTTTCGCGCCCATGTCGCGCGCGCCCTTGGCCAGCGCCTGGGTGAGCTGCGCCGGGTCGATGTCGCCGTCGCTCGGGTCATAGAGCGCGCCTTTCAGGTCATGCGTCTCGATGAAGGGATAGCGGCGCTTGATCTCGTCGACGCCGACCACGTCGATGTCCATGCCCTGATAGCGGCCCATGCCCTTGGCGCGCTGGAATTCCTGCATCCGCTCCTTGGAATGGGCGAGCCGCAGCGAGCCGGTGACGTGGTAGTTCATGGGATAGTCGACCGCGTCGGCGAGGCCGCGGTAAAGCTCGGTCGAATAGCGCTGCATGTTCATCAGCGACCAGGACGAGGAGAAGGTCGGCACATTGCCGGCGGCATGCCAGGTCGAGCCCGATGTCAGCTCGTTTTTTTCCAAGAGCACGCAGTCGGTCCAGCCCGCCTTGGCAAGATGATAGAGCGAGGAGGTGCCGACAACACCACCTCCGATGATCACCACGCGCGCCGTGCTCGGCAAACCCGCCATGTTCTTCTCCCAGAAATTGACTCAATAGACCGGTGGTGAAACCACCCAGATGATGACCGCCGGCTCGGTGCCTGGATTGCGCCAGCGATAGGGCTTGCCTTCGAAGCGGAAGGAATCGCCTTCGCCGAGCCGGTGCCAGACGCCCGCTATCTCGATCTCGAAAATACCCGAGGCGATATAGCCGGCTTCCTCGGTCGGCCGCAGCTGCTCGGTCTTCATCTCCGCGCCCGCCGCGAAGATCGAGCGCACCATCTCGAAGCTACCACCGAGATCGGGCGACAGAAGTTCTTCCACCAGGCCGGATTCGCTGGTGCCAAGCGTGCGGCGCCTGCCGGCCCGCACCACGACGCCGCGCTCGCTCTCGACCGGTACGTCATGGCTGAAGAACAGGCTGATCGGTACGCCGAACAGGTCGGCGAAGGCCCTGAGATCGCTGAGCGATGGCGTCGACAGGCCGCGCTCGACCTGGCTGACCCAGCCGACCGAACGGCCGAGTTTCAGCGCGATCTCGGCCAGCGTCAGCCCGCGTGCCCGGCGCAGCGCCCTGATATCGCTGGCCAGCACGCGTTCGTCAGGCCCCTGTAATGTTCGTGCGGTAGTGGAGGGCAAAACGCGCTCTTCATGAAAATTTCAATTCGAATTTCATGAGAAATCAAGCTCATGAAAAAATCAAGCAGAATTTCACCGATGTTCAAGATTTACTTGCAGGATTTTGACGGTTCATGCAAAGGCTCCGCCGCGAGCGGCGAGTGGGGACGTCCGATCGACACAAAGGCTAAGGGACGGCCCATGCTGGAAAAGAAGGCTCGAATCGCGGATGAGGCCGAGATCGTCGACGAGGCGATCGTGTCGCGCCGTTCGGTGCGCGCATTTCTGCCCGATATGATCGACGACGACACCATCCGCGACATTCTGGCGGTTGCGGCGCGCGCTCCGTCCGGCACCAACATGCAGCCATGGCGGGTCTACGTCACCAAGGGCGAGACCAAGCAACAGATGTCGGATGCTATCCTGAATTCCGGTATCCGCGCCGAAAAGGCCGACTGGGACGAGTATCGCTACTATCCGACCCAGTTCTTCGAACCGTATCTCACCCGCCGCCGCGCCAATGGCTTCGGCCTTTATGGCGCGCTCGGCATCGGCCGCCGCGAGGTCGACAAGATGCGTGCCCAGCACGACCGCAACTTCGTCTTCTTCGACGCGCCGGTCGGCATGATCTTCACCATCGACCGCCGCCTCAACCAGGGTTCGTGGATCGACTACGGCATGTTCCTGCAGAACATCATGGTCGCGGCGCGGGGCAGGGGTCTGCACACTTGCCCGCAGGCCGCCTTCGCGCCCTATCACCGGCAGATCCGGCCGGTGCTCAACATTCCCGACGAGGAAATCGTCGTCTGCGGCATGGCGCTGGGCTATGAGGACACATCCAAGCCGGAAAACGCCTTCCGCACCGACCGTGTGCCGCTTGAAGAGTGGGTGACGTTCAGCGAATAGAGCAATTCCAGGAAAAGTGTGAAACGGTTTTCCGTCCGGAATTGCGTCAAAACAAAGAGTTAGAGCGGCCGCCGAAAAGACTTGGCGGACCGTGCTGGCTATTCGGTATTCATCTGCATCCCATGGCCACTGACATGGGCGCCGTCCTGCGGCGTCAGCTTGAGATAGGCTGATAGCGCGCAGAGCGTGATGACACCTTCGATCGCGAACAGGATCCGGAAATCATTGGTCACGGCAGGGCCGCCGCCGGCCAGGAATGACAGCATCGCCGCCGCAAGGCCGACGCTGACCGCCACCGCCAGCTGCCAGAGGATGTAATAGAGCGCACTGAAGCGGGCGAGCTGTTCGGGGGCGATGTCGGAATAGGCGAGGTTTCCGGTCGAGGCCCATTGGATGGAACGGAAGACGCCGAAAACGAAGATATAGCCAAGCACGATCCAGACCGGCGTCGTCGCCTGCATCAAGGCGAAGCCGGCAACCATGGCGGCCACGAACGGCGTGTTGAAGACCAGCACGCGGCGGAAACCGAACCGGTTGAGGACGCGCGGCATGAAGAACCGCATGATCACCGACCCGAGCGCGGCAACGAAGGTCAGCGATCCCGCCTGCACCGCGCTCATGCCGAAACCAAGCTGGAACATCAGCGGCAACAGGAAGGCGACGGAACTGAGGCCGATCGTGTCCAGCCCGCCGCCGGTGAGAAACGAGATGCGGAAAGTGCGGATACGCAGCAGCTTGAGGTCGAGCAGGGGATTGGGCACGCGCAGGCAGTAGAGCGAGGCGATCGACAGGATGACGACCGCCAGCGCCAGTTCACCGGCGACTATGCCGCCGACGGCGTCTTTGGCGGCAAGGGAGTCCATGCCGAACACAAGCAGGATCATGCCGCTGCCGACCAGCAGGAAGCCTGGAAAATCGAAGCGCGTGCGCGCGGGCTTGGTCACTGTCGGGAAGAGTGAGGCGGCAAGGATTGCCGCCGCCAGGGCGAACGGCACGTTGATGAAGAAAATCCAGCGCCAGGAAATGTAGGTGGTCAGCGCGCCGCCGACGAGCGGCCCGACCAGCGGCCCGGTCTGGCTGGCCACCGAGATATACATGTTGACCTTCAGCGTCCGGTTGCGCGGAAAGCTCGACAGGATCACGACCTGGCCGAGCGTGCCCATCAGAGCGCCGCCGAAGCCTTGCAGTGCGCGGGCGCCGACCAGCATCCAGATGTTGTCGGACAATCCGCAGAGCGCCGACGAGCCGGCGAACACCAGCAAGGCAAAGCAGTAGACGTTGCGCAGGCCGAAGCGGTCGGCGGCCCAGCCGCCGAGCGGCATCGAGATGATCAGGCTGGCGACATAGACGGTGATCAGAAGGCCGAGCTGGCTCGGCGGGCGGGCGAGGCTTTCACCGATGCCGGGCAGCGCCGTCACCACGACGTTCTGGTCGAGGCTGGTCATGAACACGCCACAGGCGACCGTCAGCGGCAGCAGGAGCAAGGCTCTCGCCGACACATCGGCGCGATCCGTGGCGCCGGCGGATATTTCTGCGGTCATGGGGATGTTCGAACCAAACGAATGTGCCGAGTCTGAGACGGGATTTTTCACCCCTTAGGCCGATTGGGCGGCCATATTTTCCACCATGGCCGCCCGCGGCGCGATTCTCTAGCGGCAGAACCGGCCGGCATTGAGGCCAGAAATGCTTTCCGTCGTTTGGCCACTCAACCGTCAAGCAGATGCTGAAGCTGCGACCGCAGCCATTGGTGCGCAGGGTCGCCATCCCGCCGCTTGTGCCAGATCTGCGTGAACTGAAAGGCCGGAATTTCGAAAGGTGGGGTGAAGACGCAAAGCCGGGTGTCCGGCGCCGGCAGGATCCGGCGGGCGACGGTAAGCACCAGGTCGGTGCCGGCGATCAGGCGCGGCGCCACGCCCCAATGCGGGATGACAAGGCATAGCCGCCGCTTGCGACCCATTTCGGCCAGGGCCTTGTCGACCTCGCTCTGACGCTCGGGCCGCAAATCGACCAGCGCGTGCGGCCGCTCGAGATAAGTCGCCAGATCCATCGTCTGTCTGCCACCAAGGCTTGCCGCGTCGGCAAGACAGGAAAAGCGCTCGTCGAACAGCCGATGTGAGCGCACGGATCGATCCAGGCCGGGAAAGACGCCAAAGGCAAGATCGATCTCGCCGTCGATGATTTGCGAAACCATCACCTCGCGGCTCGCCTGGCTGACCACGAGGTCGACCTGCGGTGCCTGCGCCCGCATGAGCGGCAGCAGGGCCGGCAGGATGACCGCCGCGCCATAGTCCGACATGG includes:
- a CDS encoding helix-turn-helix domain-containing protein produces the protein MPSTTARTLQGPDERVLASDIRALRRARGLTLAEIALKLGRSVGWVSQVERGLSTPSLSDLRAFADLFGVPISLFFSHDVPVESERGVVVRAGRRRTLGTSESGLVEELLSPDLGGSFEMVRSIFAAGAEMKTEQLRPTEEAGYIASGIFEIEIAGVWHRLGEGDSFRFEGKPYRWRNPGTEPAVIIWVVSPPVY
- a CDS encoding nitroreductase — encoded protein: MLEKKARIADEAEIVDEAIVSRRSVRAFLPDMIDDDTIRDILAVAARAPSGTNMQPWRVYVTKGETKQQMSDAILNSGIRAEKADWDEYRYYPTQFFEPYLTRRRANGFGLYGALGIGRREVDKMRAQHDRNFVFFDAPVGMIFTIDRRLNQGSWIDYGMFLQNIMVAARGRGLHTCPQAAFAPYHRQIRPVLNIPDEEIVVCGMALGYEDTSKPENAFRTDRVPLEEWVTFSE
- a CDS encoding MFS transporter, which gives rise to MTAEISAGATDRADVSARALLLLPLTVACGVFMTSLDQNVVVTALPGIGESLARPPSQLGLLITVYVASLIISMPLGGWAADRFGLRNVYCFALLVFAGSSALCGLSDNIWMLVGARALQGFGGALMGTLGQVVILSSFPRNRTLKVNMYISVASQTGPLVGPLVGGALTTYISWRWIFFINVPFALAAAILAASLFPTVTKPARTRFDFPGFLLVGSGMILLVFGMDSLAAKDAVGGIVAGELALAVVILSIASLYCLRVPNPLLDLKLLRIRTFRISFLTGGGLDTIGLSSVAFLLPLMFQLGFGMSAVQAGSLTFVAALGSVIMRFFMPRVLNRFGFRRVLVFNTPFVAAMVAGFALMQATTPVWIVLGYIFVFGVFRSIQWASTGNLAYSDIAPEQLARFSALYYILWQLAVAVSVGLAAAMLSFLAGGGPAVTNDFRILFAIEGVITLCALSAYLKLTPQDGAHVSGHGMQMNTE
- a CDS encoding LysR family transcriptional regulator, which codes for MNNLAGIDLNLLVVLEALLAERHVSRAAIRLNKSQPAVSHALARLRHLLDDPLLVRRQGGLEPTARAMEIAPALTEALDRTRHLLAPAGFDPATERRTFRLAMSDYGAAVILPALLPLMRAQAPQVDLVVSQASREVMVSQIIDGEIDLAFGVFPGLDRSVRSHRLFDERFSCLADAASLGGRQTMDLATYLERPHALVDLRPERQSEVDKALAEMGRKRRLCLVIPHWGVAPRLIAGTDLVLTVARRILPAPDTRLCVFTPPFEIPAFQFTQIWHKRRDGDPAHQWLRSQLQHLLDG